One genomic region from Acidobacteriota bacterium encodes:
- a CDS encoding xanthine dehydrogenase family protein, which produces MTVGASVRRFDGPSKVDGSALYPGDIPLDNPLHAKVVFSNKPHAKMLSMDVTPALAMPGVVTIITAADVPLNEYGLTMKDQAVLVGVDGNGRSDLPPNISRWEADHIALIVAESADEAAAAAAALVVEWADMPVVADIDAALNGETLVHPENGKPTNIFYSYKTRLGDMDAGWAAADVVVEATYELPHQEHAYLQPEAAVSYIDDEGRITVNIAGQWAVEDQVSIAYSLDVPVEEIRVIYPAIGGAFGGREDMSLQIVMALATRKLRAMGVDRPLRTVWNREESMLGHHKRHRARVVTKWGATRDGKIVAVDTDVYMDAGAYNYTSNKVLGTFHTTIAGPYVVPNVRVDSRAIYTTSVPGGAFRGFGAPQAGFVAESQMNKLAVKLGIDPAEIRRRNTLSDGDISITHHPLPLGVTIGQVLDTCAERQQAWAEVPATPDLSPFASLASSGDAVKVGVGLAIGFKNVGFSFGFPERCEATIELYGDEDEYDSAILYHGGADVGQGAHTVFVQMAAEALGLPVEAVSGVMSDTATSGDSGSASASRLTWMAGQSIGEAAAVAHKAWVDGDRPARGFYRYEPPATEPLDPDTGAGAPFFTCGYVAEAVELAIDVETGHIEILRMVCVTDAGRVVNPLLAEGQIEGAVVQALGYALSERLVVKDGRMLNPRFSGYLIPGVSEIPKTLEVVNLELADPLGPWGLRGIAEMPMIACVPAITAAIHDATGVWIDEFPLTPDLVRKHLRAAGL; this is translated from the coding sequence ATGACGGTTGGCGCCAGCGTCCGACGATTCGATGGGCCATCGAAGGTCGATGGTTCTGCCCTCTACCCGGGCGATATCCCTCTCGACAACCCGCTACACGCCAAGGTCGTCTTCTCCAACAAGCCACACGCCAAAATGTTGTCAATGGACGTGACTCCAGCTCTGGCGATGCCAGGTGTCGTGACGATCATCACCGCGGCGGACGTCCCTCTCAACGAATACGGCCTCACGATGAAGGACCAGGCTGTGCTCGTCGGAGTTGATGGCAACGGACGCAGCGATCTGCCACCAAACATCTCACGCTGGGAGGCAGACCACATTGCTTTGATCGTTGCGGAAAGTGCTGATGAGGCAGCGGCTGCCGCCGCCGCGCTTGTCGTTGAATGGGCGGACATGCCGGTCGTTGCCGACATCGACGCTGCGCTCAACGGCGAGACGCTTGTGCACCCTGAAAACGGCAAGCCTACGAATATTTTCTACTCCTACAAGACCAGGCTCGGGGATATGGATGCCGGTTGGGCAGCTGCCGATGTCGTGGTGGAAGCCACCTACGAACTACCTCACCAGGAACACGCCTACCTCCAGCCTGAGGCCGCGGTTTCATACATCGACGATGAAGGTCGGATCACTGTCAACATCGCCGGACAATGGGCGGTAGAGGATCAAGTGTCGATTGCATACTCACTTGATGTGCCTGTCGAAGAAATCCGCGTCATTTATCCTGCGATTGGGGGAGCGTTTGGGGGCAGAGAGGACATGTCGTTGCAGATCGTAATGGCCCTGGCGACGCGCAAGCTCCGCGCTATGGGTGTCGATCGTCCGCTGCGCACCGTGTGGAATCGGGAAGAAAGCATGTTGGGACACCACAAACGCCACCGTGCTCGCGTGGTCACGAAATGGGGCGCGACACGCGACGGCAAGATCGTTGCCGTCGACACTGACGTGTACATGGACGCCGGGGCGTACAACTACACATCAAACAAGGTTCTCGGCACGTTCCACACCACGATTGCGGGGCCGTATGTCGTGCCGAACGTCCGCGTCGACTCTCGGGCTATCTACACGACTTCGGTTCCCGGTGGGGCGTTCCGCGGATTTGGGGCCCCCCAGGCCGGATTCGTTGCTGAGTCACAGATGAACAAGCTGGCAGTGAAACTTGGCATCGACCCGGCCGAGATACGCCGGCGCAACACCCTGAGCGACGGTGACATCTCCATCACTCACCACCCCCTTCCGCTTGGAGTGACAATCGGTCAAGTGCTCGACACCTGCGCTGAAAGGCAACAGGCATGGGCAGAGGTGCCGGCGACCCCCGATCTGTCACCGTTCGCCTCGCTCGCATCGTCAGGCGATGCAGTGAAGGTCGGGGTTGGTTTGGCAATTGGATTCAAGAATGTTGGGTTCTCCTTCGGATTCCCCGAACGGTGCGAGGCCACCATTGAGCTTTACGGCGATGAGGACGAGTATGACTCAGCAATCTTGTATCACGGCGGCGCCGACGTCGGTCAGGGGGCCCACACGGTGTTTGTGCAGATGGCCGCCGAGGCTCTCGGGTTGCCGGTTGAGGCTGTCTCGGGCGTAATGTCAGACACCGCGACATCTGGAGATTCGGGCTCTGCGTCTGCGTCCCGTCTCACCTGGATGGCCGGTCAATCTATTGGTGAAGCCGCTGCGGTCGCGCACAAGGCGTGGGTAGACGGCGACCGGCCCGCCCGTGGCTTTTACCGATATGAGCCACCGGCGACCGAGCCTCTCGACCCAGACACTGGGGCCGGCGCACCGTTTTTTACTTGCGGCTATGTTGCCGAGGCCGTCGAGTTGGCTATCGACGTCGAGACCGGTCACATCGAGATCCTCCGCATGGTGTGTGTGACCGACGCCGGTCGGGTTGTAAACCCGTTGTTGGCCGAAGGTCAGATCGAAGGTGCCGTGGTGCAGGCGCTCGGGTACGCCCTCAGCGAACGGTTGGTCGTTAAGGACGGACGCATGTTGAACCCGAGATTCAGTGGGTATCTTATCCCGGGTGTCTCTGAAATCCCTAAGACGCTAGAGGTCGTCAACCTTGAACTTGCAGACCCGCTGGGTCCGTGGGGCCTGCGGGGCATTGCAGAGATGCCGATGATCGCGTGTGTGCCGGCGATAACCGCGGCCATCCACGATGCGACCGGCGTGTGGATAGATGAGTTTCCATTGACCCCTGACCTGGTTCGCAAACATCTTCGAGCTGCAGGCCTATAA
- a CDS encoding helix-turn-helix domain-containing protein, which translates to MADHALGDHPLIDAVAPIAEALGAEILAISETQPGDIPLQWEGETVAVLRLAGLEGALGHMIASIELELGGPLDELSRELKQRAVGILDSRGAFRMRKAIDDVADRMRVSRITVYNYLNTVNKT; encoded by the coding sequence ATCGCGGACCACGCGCTAGGCGACCATCCGCTCATCGACGCAGTGGCGCCGATCGCAGAGGCGCTCGGCGCGGAAATCCTCGCGATTTCAGAGACGCAGCCGGGCGATATCCCCTTGCAATGGGAGGGAGAAACGGTTGCTGTGCTTCGTTTGGCGGGTCTCGAAGGCGCTCTCGGGCACATGATTGCCAGCATCGAGCTGGAACTCGGCGGCCCACTAGACGAACTTTCGCGCGAGCTGAAACAGAGGGCCGTCGGTATCCTCGATTCACGGGGTGCTTTTCGTATGCGCAAAGCGATTGACGACGTGGCGGACCGCATGCGGGTGAGCCGAATTACCGTCTACAACTATCTCAACACCGTCAACAAGACCTAG
- a CDS encoding thiamine-binding protein — translation MPAATIIAAMEATDNTGDTLTAEFVIEPFVPGELREHVMAGIDAARRTGVVVTIGPFGTTVVGDRKAVLESIAAVLPAALGSGATRLQLTVEIES, via the coding sequence ATGCCCGCAGCGACGATCATTGCGGCGATGGAGGCCACTGACAACACCGGTGATACGCTCACAGCCGAGTTCGTCATCGAGCCGTTCGTGCCCGGCGAACTTCGCGAGCATGTGATGGCTGGGATTGACGCGGCCCGACGTACCGGGGTCGTAGTCACGATCGGACCGTTTGGCACCACTGTGGTCGGCGACCGCAAAGCTGTTCTTGAAAGCATTGCTGCAGTACTGCCGGCTGCACTCGGGTCGGGGGCGACGCGCTTGCAGCTGACGGTCGAAATCGAATCGTGA
- a CDS encoding acyltransferase produces MSEIVRAALVQSEWTGDRDSMVDKNVQYAHDAANQGANVICFQEIFNAPYFCNTQETHHFDSAEAIPDGPTIETMTNVARETGMVVIVPIFEKVDEGTFYNTAAFINPDGEFLGIYRKTHIPQVEGFWEKFYFRPGNSGYPVFDTAVGRIAAYICYDRHFPEGWRALGLNGARIVFNPSATTRGHSKYLWQVEQPAAAVANEYFIGAINRVGAEDLTNTDYYGTSYFVDPRGEMVGDAASDTQDEVVVRDLDMSLIEKVRRHWAFYRDRRPETYGAISAR; encoded by the coding sequence ATGAGCGAAATCGTACGCGCGGCTCTAGTTCAATCTGAGTGGACCGGAGACCGCGACTCCATGGTCGACAAGAACGTCCAATATGCTCACGACGCTGCCAATCAGGGCGCCAACGTCATCTGTTTCCAGGAAATCTTCAACGCACCGTATTTCTGTAACACCCAGGAGACTCATCACTTTGATTCTGCCGAAGCGATCCCTGACGGACCAACCATAGAGACGATGACGAACGTCGCTCGGGAAACCGGCATGGTTGTGATAGTCCCAATCTTCGAAAAGGTCGATGAGGGGACGTTCTACAACACTGCTGCTTTCATCAATCCGGACGGAGAGTTTCTCGGTATCTACCGCAAGACGCACATTCCCCAGGTCGAGGGATTCTGGGAGAAGTTCTATTTTCGTCCTGGCAACTCGGGGTACCCGGTGTTCGACACCGCGGTCGGACGAATCGCTGCGTATATTTGTTACGACAGACACTTTCCAGAAGGGTGGCGCGCCCTCGGTCTGAATGGTGCCCGTATCGTGTTCAATCCGTCGGCAACAACTCGAGGCCACTCGAAATATCTTTGGCAGGTCGAGCAACCTGCAGCCGCGGTCGCCAATGAGTACTTCATTGGGGCGATCAACCGTGTGGGTGCAGAAGACCTTACAAACACCGACTACTACGGCACGTCGTACTTCGTCGACCCACGCGGAGAAATGGTCGGGGACGCCGCATCGGACACTCAGGACGAGGTAGTGGTGCGTGACCTTGACATGAGCCTGATCGAGAAGGTGCGCCGACACTGGGCGTTCTACCGCGATCGTCGACCCGAAACCTACGGTGCAATCTCGGCCCGATAG
- a CDS encoding diaminopropionate ammonia-lyase, whose protein sequence is MLLSKNQRVLAVVESPFEADPRILMFHQRLDGYAATDLVSLPDLAAELGIGALFVKHEAERYGLPAFKMLGASWAVYRAVCDLAGEEPEWDTFDELATMWQPLLPLRLAAATDGNHGRAVASMARRMGFSASIWVPIGTAAARISSIEAEGATVTVVDGTYDDAVAVAALEADEHTLVISDTSWEGYRLVPTWVIDGYSTILREIDGQLKDLDVEPDVVFVQLGVGALGAAFVTHFKAAAGGPIIIGVEPDDANCVMAAIDANEIVTVPGPHTSHMVGLNCGTASPLAFPVLRDGLDAVVGIGDSDAFTAMRAYADNGLVSGETGASGLGALMALAREGRLAEVGIGPDSTVLVINTESATDPENYLRVVGKAPEQVAAS, encoded by the coding sequence ATGCTCTTGTCGAAGAACCAGCGCGTACTCGCCGTAGTGGAATCACCGTTTGAGGCAGATCCACGAATTCTCATGTTCCACCAGCGGCTCGACGGCTACGCCGCGACCGATCTCGTTTCACTTCCCGATTTGGCCGCCGAGCTTGGCATCGGCGCGCTTTTCGTGAAACACGAGGCGGAGCGCTACGGCCTCCCCGCGTTCAAGATGCTTGGCGCATCTTGGGCCGTGTACCGGGCGGTGTGCGACCTTGCTGGTGAAGAGCCGGAGTGGGACACGTTCGATGAACTCGCCACAATGTGGCAACCCCTGCTGCCCCTTCGGCTCGCCGCCGCAACAGACGGAAATCACGGCCGTGCGGTTGCATCCATGGCGCGCCGGATGGGGTTTTCGGCTTCGATTTGGGTGCCGATCGGCACTGCCGCGGCTCGTATATCAAGTATCGAGGCCGAGGGGGCAACGGTCACGGTTGTCGACGGGACCTACGACGATGCTGTTGCAGTCGCAGCCCTCGAGGCAGACGAGCACACACTCGTCATATCCGATACGTCGTGGGAGGGTTACCGCCTCGTACCGACATGGGTGATCGACGGGTACTCCACCATTTTGAGGGAGATCGACGGTCAACTGAAGGACCTCGACGTCGAGCCGGACGTTGTGTTCGTGCAACTCGGCGTCGGGGCGCTCGGAGCTGCCTTCGTCACTCACTTCAAAGCGGCCGCCGGCGGGCCGATCATCATCGGGGTGGAACCTGACGACGCAAACTGTGTCATGGCCGCCATCGACGCAAACGAGATCGTTACCGTTCCCGGACCGCACACGTCACATATGGTCGGCCTCAACTGCGGCACGGCTTCGCCGTTGGCGTTTCCGGTGCTGAGAGACGGCCTAGACGCGGTTGTCGGGATTGGTGACAGCGACGCCTTCACCGCGATGCGAGCATACGCCGATAACGGTCTCGTGTCGGGAGAGACCGGGGCGTCCGGTCTCGGCGCGTTGATGGCGCTTGCCCGAGAGGGCCGACTTGCCGAGGTTGGCATCGGCCCAGACTCGACCGTTCTTGTGATCAATACCGAGAGCGCGACCGACCCTGAAAACTACCTTCGCGTCGTAGGTAAAGCACCAGAGCAAGTTGCGGCATCGTGA
- a CDS encoding nucleotidyltransferase family protein: MTSTVDVDVAVLVLAAGASTRFGSPKPLADVGGRPLLARAISEIQQWAPGKVVVVLGAEADLVCKVIPDDIEIVVCADWESGMSASLAAGIEAVAADPSIARCAVMMGDTLGVTASDAARVLEVSTMYPDIVMQATFEGEPSHPVVFPRELFDSLLELSGDSGARDLLASGNVDVVAVPLEASTPIDVDTRADLPDV; the protein is encoded by the coding sequence GTGACTTCCACCGTCGACGTCGACGTCGCCGTTCTAGTACTCGCCGCCGGCGCCTCGACTCGGTTCGGATCTCCGAAACCGCTCGCCGACGTTGGAGGAAGGCCGCTCCTAGCCCGAGCTATTTCAGAGATACAGCAGTGGGCACCCGGCAAGGTCGTTGTCGTGCTTGGCGCCGAGGCCGACCTTGTATGCAAAGTGATACCCGATGACATCGAAATCGTTGTGTGCGCCGATTGGGAGAGCGGCATGTCGGCCTCGTTGGCTGCGGGAATCGAAGCGGTGGCTGCCGACCCGTCGATAGCGCGTTGCGCCGTGATGATGGGAGACACACTAGGTGTGACAGCCTCGGATGCGGCTCGGGTGCTGGAAGTGTCTACCATGTACCCCGACATTGTTATGCAGGCGACTTTTGAGGGCGAGCCCTCGCACCCGGTTGTGTTTCCGAGGGAGCTTTTTGACTCCTTACTGGAGCTCTCCGGTGACAGTGGGGCGCGCGACTTGCTGGCGTCTGGAAACGTGGACGTTGTCGCCGTGCCATTGGAGGCCTCAACGCCGATTGATGTTGATACGAGGGCCGATCTACCGGACGTGTAA
- the argS gene encoding arginine--tRNA ligase, protein MSLLTELTDLVSRAFLSDGLDGAYGDVVVSQRPELAQFQCNGALSAAKPAGRSPREIADQVATKIAEDARIKDVSVAGPGFINIVLTDAAIAASAQDVIDAGDMGLPEIEPRAILVDYGGPNVAKPLHVGHLRPAIIGEAVKRLFRLQGHNVVGDVHLGDWGTPMGQLINEIRIRMPDLPYFDETFSDPYPQDSPVTVAELEEIYPAASQRCKDDPNEAENARRATLALQNGRPGYRALWQHFRTVSVAAIKENYDELGVEFDLWYGESDVNDLLAPLIERLVVNGYAEESNGSLIVRVQTEDDNREIPPLILAKSDGATLYSTWDLATIEDRIQTLGIVEIIYIVDLRQSLHFEQVFRVARLAGIAGDDVILEHAGNGTVNGSDGTPLKTRTGGVKTLRSLLDEATESAMSQMDDRGLAAGYPDEERLAIAHTVGLAAVKFGDLSNHRESNYTFDMNRFTSFDGKTGPYLLYGSVRMSSLLRRAGAEGVDAGGIVPPTYQAERTLLLVLARFPEVIARAASLRAPNHVAEYAYDVVAAYNRFYEQCHVLTEKDTDRRAGWVGLVAHSRATLGQLLHVLGIEVPERM, encoded by the coding sequence ATGTCGCTTCTGACCGAACTAACCGATCTCGTATCCCGTGCATTCTTGTCGGACGGACTCGACGGTGCTTATGGGGATGTCGTCGTGTCTCAACGGCCAGAACTTGCCCAATTTCAGTGCAACGGTGCCCTGTCCGCTGCAAAACCGGCTGGCCGCAGTCCCCGAGAAATCGCAGACCAGGTCGCCACCAAGATCGCCGAAGACGCTCGGATCAAAGATGTTTCTGTTGCAGGTCCGGGGTTTATAAACATCGTCCTCACCGATGCAGCCATCGCTGCTAGCGCTCAGGATGTGATTGACGCTGGTGACATGGGACTTCCCGAGATCGAACCCCGTGCGATTCTGGTCGATTACGGAGGGCCGAATGTCGCAAAGCCACTCCATGTCGGGCATCTGCGCCCGGCGATTATCGGCGAGGCGGTGAAGCGCCTATTTCGGCTCCAGGGGCATAACGTCGTCGGCGACGTCCATCTTGGCGACTGGGGCACACCGATGGGGCAACTTATCAACGAAATACGAATCCGAATGCCGGATCTGCCGTACTTCGACGAGACCTTCAGCGATCCCTATCCGCAGGATTCGCCTGTCACCGTTGCGGAACTTGAGGAGATTTATCCGGCGGCGTCGCAACGGTGCAAAGACGACCCGAACGAAGCCGAGAACGCCCGGCGCGCTACGTTGGCTTTGCAAAACGGACGTCCCGGCTATCGGGCGCTGTGGCAGCATTTCCGAACGGTGTCGGTTGCGGCGATTAAGGAGAACTACGACGAGCTCGGCGTCGAGTTCGATCTTTGGTACGGCGAGTCGGACGTCAACGACCTGCTCGCCCCCCTGATAGAGCGACTGGTCGTAAATGGCTACGCCGAAGAATCCAACGGATCGCTCATCGTTCGGGTACAGACTGAGGATGACAACCGGGAAATTCCGCCGCTTATCCTCGCCAAATCAGACGGCGCGACCCTGTATTCAACGTGGGATCTCGCTACCATCGAGGACCGCATACAGACCCTCGGGATCGTCGAGATCATCTACATCGTGGACCTGCGCCAGTCGTTGCATTTTGAGCAGGTCTTTCGTGTCGCTCGTCTGGCCGGTATTGCGGGAGATGATGTCATCCTCGAACACGCCGGGAACGGGACGGTCAACGGCAGCGACGGCACTCCGCTCAAGACCCGCACCGGTGGGGTGAAAACACTGCGGTCGCTGCTTGATGAGGCGACCGAGTCGGCGATGTCTCAGATGGATGACCGCGGTCTCGCTGCCGGGTACCCCGACGAGGAGCGGCTAGCTATTGCGCACACGGTCGGCCTCGCCGCTGTGAAGTTCGGAGACCTCTCAAATCACCGCGAGTCCAACTACACGTTCGACATGAACAGGTTTACTTCGTTCGACGGGAAGACAGGCCCCTACCTGTTGTACGGCTCGGTGCGAATGTCGTCGCTTCTCCGGCGAGCGGGAGCTGAAGGCGTTGACGCGGGGGGCATCGTTCCACCGACGTATCAGGCCGAGAGAACGTTGTTGTTGGTTCTCGCCCGCTTCCCCGAGGTCATCGCACGCGCCGCGTCTCTGCGTGCACCGAACCATGTGGCAGAGTACGCGTACGACGTGGTGGCCGCTTACAACCGGTTTTATGAGCAATGCCACGTCCTCACAGAGAAGGACACTGACCGGCGGGCAGGATGGGTAGGTCTGGTCGCTCATTCCAGGGCGACTCTTGGCCAGCTACTGCACGTGCTGGGTATCGAAGTTCCGGAGCGCATGTGA
- the lysA gene encoding diaminopimelate decarboxylase, whose amino-acid sequence MISSPWPASMDRGADGHVSIGGVRVEDLLAEFGSPLLVMDETDFRARCRAYRHAFSGATVAYASKAWCTTGVIQIADEEGLWIDVVSGGELHAVLRAGVDPERIVFHGNNKSVSELEHAVVVGVARIVVDSVEELHRIEAIGVANAKPIACWLRITPGIDAHTHEYVRTGHDDSKFGFSVALGLADEAIEIALTLEHVDIVGVHAHIGSQIFGTDPFVANVDTLIELLAHWKAGHDLTIAEMNIGGGMAIRYTHEDHPVGVQRYGDAVIAAVADACGRHHFPRPTLFVEPGRALVGPTTLTLYTVGTVKKLPGIRTFVSVDGGMSDNIRPALYKAEHEVIVVNRHGSETVVPMTVVGKHCESGDLVRERAPLPDDITAGDVLAVAATGAYTASMASNYNLLSRPAAVLVSDGAVRLLMRRESIDEILARDVSIR is encoded by the coding sequence GTGATTTCTTCACCGTGGCCGGCAAGTATGGACCGAGGCGCTGACGGCCACGTCTCGATCGGGGGAGTCCGAGTCGAAGATCTACTCGCCGAGTTCGGATCGCCGCTGCTCGTGATGGACGAAACCGACTTTCGAGCACGGTGCCGCGCCTACCGTCACGCATTCTCTGGAGCGACTGTTGCGTACGCGTCCAAGGCGTGGTGCACAACGGGTGTCATCCAAATCGCGGACGAAGAAGGCCTTTGGATTGATGTTGTCTCTGGCGGGGAATTGCATGCGGTGCTGCGGGCCGGTGTTGATCCTGAGCGCATCGTGTTTCATGGCAACAACAAATCAGTCTCAGAACTTGAGCACGCGGTTGTGGTCGGTGTGGCCCGCATTGTTGTTGATTCGGTTGAGGAACTCCACAGGATTGAAGCTATCGGTGTCGCGAATGCAAAGCCGATTGCATGCTGGTTGCGTATCACACCAGGCATCGATGCCCATACCCACGAGTACGTGCGCACAGGTCACGATGACTCCAAATTCGGGTTCTCGGTTGCTCTGGGGCTTGCGGACGAAGCTATCGAAATCGCGTTGACTCTTGAGCACGTCGACATCGTTGGTGTGCACGCCCACATCGGGTCGCAGATATTCGGTACGGATCCGTTCGTTGCCAACGTCGACACTCTGATCGAATTGCTCGCACATTGGAAGGCCGGCCACGACTTGACCATTGCAGAGATGAACATCGGCGGTGGCATGGCTATCCGGTACACGCACGAGGACCACCCCGTCGGTGTGCAGCGCTACGGCGACGCCGTCATCGCCGCCGTGGCCGACGCATGCGGTAGGCACCACTTCCCACGACCGACGCTATTCGTGGAACCCGGCCGCGCTCTGGTAGGTCCGACCACGCTGACGCTGTACACCGTCGGGACCGTGAAGAAGTTGCCCGGTATCCGGACGTTTGTCTCGGTCGATGGCGGTATGAGCGACAATATCCGGCCAGCCCTCTACAAGGCTGAGCACGAGGTAATAGTCGTCAACCGCCATGGATCCGAAACGGTCGTTCCGATGACGGTTGTTGGCAAACATTGCGAGAGCGGAGACCTCGTGCGTGAACGCGCTCCGCTGCCCGACGACATCACCGCAGGGGATGTTCTCGCGGTCGCCGCAACCGGTGCTTACACCGCCTCGATGGCCTCGAACTACAACTTGCTTTCAAGACCCGCCGCGGTGCTTGTCTCCGACGGTGCGGTCCGACTGCTTATGCGCAGAGAGTCCATTGATGAGATCCTCGCGAGGGACGTCTCGATCAGGTAG
- a CDS encoding homoserine dehydrogenase, whose translation METTVGIGLLGAGIVGGSLVRRLVDENDAIRAKTGLDLRIVRIAVADLSKERDFTVDEGVLTDDPMAVIEDEKVKLVVEVMGGLEPAGDLILAALEASKPVITANKELIAARGAELIAVAERNGVPFLFEAAVGGGIPIIRPLSETLAGEQIDKIMGIVNGTTNFILTRMSEDGQEFDQALKEAQRLGYAEADPTADISGADAAAKAAILSSLAFGVWVGQEDVYREGIDGISLVDLRHADELGFVVKLLAVAEKTTGGICTRVHPVMLPKSHPLASIRGSGNAIFIKGPQIDELLFAGPGAGGAPTATAVLGDVIDAAREILAGAQVSPAIRFGSGEILDFADVHTEWYVRLMVDDQPGVLASIAHEFGANDVSIKSVWQEGEHGEATLLLITHRARESNQRAAVAAVEGLESVRRVATVMRVEGADTGR comes from the coding sequence ATGGAAACTACCGTTGGTATCGGATTACTTGGCGCTGGCATCGTCGGCGGATCGCTCGTTCGTCGGCTTGTCGACGAGAACGACGCAATCAGGGCCAAAACCGGACTCGACCTTCGTATCGTGCGCATTGCAGTTGCCGACCTTTCCAAGGAACGCGACTTCACCGTCGACGAAGGTGTCCTGACCGACGACCCGATGGCTGTGATTGAAGATGAAAAAGTCAAACTTGTTGTCGAGGTAATGGGAGGTTTGGAGCCCGCCGGCGACCTCATTCTTGCCGCGCTGGAGGCAAGTAAGCCAGTGATCACGGCAAACAAGGAACTCATTGCGGCTCGCGGCGCCGAACTCATCGCTGTTGCAGAACGCAACGGCGTGCCGTTTCTGTTCGAGGCCGCGGTCGGCGGTGGAATCCCCATTATCCGACCCCTTTCGGAGACCCTTGCTGGTGAACAAATCGACAAGATCATGGGAATCGTCAACGGCACAACCAACTTCATCCTGACCCGGATGAGCGAAGACGGACAAGAATTCGACCAAGCTCTGAAAGAAGCGCAGAGGCTTGGGTACGCCGAAGCTGACCCGACAGCGGATATTTCAGGAGCTGACGCCGCAGCAAAAGCAGCCATCCTGTCCAGTCTCGCTTTTGGTGTCTGGGTTGGGCAAGAGGATGTGTATCGCGAAGGGATCGATGGTATTTCGCTTGTCGATCTGCGCCACGCCGATGAACTCGGGTTTGTCGTCAAGCTGCTCGCGGTTGCGGAGAAAACTACCGGGGGCATCTGCACTCGAGTGCATCCCGTCATGTTGCCAAAGTCGCATCCTTTGGCCTCCATCAGGGGTTCGGGCAACGCCATATTCATCAAGGGTCCACAAATCGATGAGTTGCTGTTCGCTGGCCCTGGCGCCGGCGGCGCCCCGACTGCGACAGCAGTACTTGGCGATGTGATCGATGCTGCCCGCGAGATTTTGGCAGGTGCTCAGGTGTCGCCCGCCATCAGATTTGGTTCGGGGGAGATTCTCGACTTCGCCGACGTCCATACTGAATGGTATGTCAGGTTGATGGTGGACGATCAGCCCGGTGTTCTCGCGTCGATTGCCCATGAGTTCGGCGCCAACGATGTCAGCATAAAGTCCGTTTGGCAGGAGGGTGAGCACGGGGAAGCAACCCTGCTGTTGATCACCCACCGAGCGAGGGAATCTAACCAACGCGCCGCCGTTGCGGCTGTTGAGGGTCTTGAAAGTGTTCGCCGGGTAGCGACAGTAATGCGTGTAGAAGGCGCAGACACCGGCCGATAG